From the genome of Brienomyrus brachyistius isolate T26 chromosome 8, BBRACH_0.4, whole genome shotgun sequence, one region includes:
- the haus7 gene encoding HAUS augmin-like complex subunit 7: MSVWVRDRLCSSNMAGTLKEKQLSREIYDRLQSLGCPLVDGLYLREDESMRDLLCLPSLHRSDILKWICVSVCPSFNKKLSVLRSTETDAIDQEIMEFVQELMLCKPGDLNLIKGQAPPLCQLLFLDQLISLIPSMPAETASGFSSRTELGVAELVVRNEEFLSELLSPSHLEQLGQLLSPSCSPWTADVRELLHRSTAQCKAAQGQSMTKSEDHPGGVVDLLHSTQSLLEDLQKECEFLQVASSPPLSPTALRVAISDLSQLMSTFSQAFYADFRSYCNRSPPILSPDTHTFQKVHRLLSACNQELQAVHQLSDTCGAATQTVQQILTVRRYWGDGHKHTLAARLEELKQRYSEYLSLCQ; the protein is encoded by the exons ATGTCAGTATGGGTGAGGGATCGGCTCTGCAGCTCAAACATGGCGGGTACTTTGAAAGAGAAACAGCTTTCCCGGGAGATCTACGACCGTCTTCAG AGCCTCGGCTGTCCCCTCGTTGACGGGCTGTATTTGCGGGAAGACGAGAGCATGAGAGACCTGCTCTGCCTGCCTTCCTTACATCGCTCCGATATCCTCAAGTGGATCTGTGTCAG tgTTTGTCCATCCTTCAACAAAAAGCTCTCTGTGCTGCGATCAACAGAGACAGATGCCATCGATCAAG AAATCATGGAGTTTGTCCAGGAGCTGATGTTGTGCAAACCAGGTGACCTGAACTTAATCAAG GGTCAGGCACCGCCCCTCTGCCAGCTGCTGTTCCTCGATCAGCTCATCTCCCTGATCCCCAGCATGCCTGCAGAGACGGCCTCTGGATTTTCATCCAG GACAGAGTTGGGTGTGGCTGAGCTGGTGGTGAGGAATGAGGAATTCCTGAGTGAGCTGCTGTCACCTTCACATCTGGAACAACTGGGCCAGCTCCTATCTCCCTCTTGCAGCCCATGGACTGCTGATGTCCGGGAGCTGTTGCACCGGAGCACAGCCCAGTGCAAAGC AGCCCAAGGTCAGTCAATGACTAAGAGTGAAGACCACCCTGGAGGCGTGGTAGACTTACTACACTCCACTCAGTCCTTACTGGAGGACCTGCAGAAAGAG tgtgaGTTCCTGCAGGTGGCCTCCTCTCCTCCCCTTTCTCCCACCGCCCTGCGTGTCGCCATATCCGATTTGTCTCAGCTGATGTCTACCTTCAGCCAAGCTTTCTACGCGGACTTCAGGAGCTACTGCAATCGAAgcccccccattctctccccagACACGCACACCTTCCAGAAAGTTCACCGCCTCCTCTCTGCCTGTAACCAG GAGCTTCAGGCTGTTCACCAGCTGTCAGACACCTGCGGTGCTGCTACTCAGACAGTGCAGCAGATACTGACAGTCCGGCGCTACTGGGGAGATGGACACAAGCACACCTTGG CTGCCAGGCTGGAAGAGCTGAAGCAGAGGTACTCGGAATACCTGTCGCTGTGCCAGTGA
- the emd gene encoding emerin (Emery-Dreifuss muscular dystrophy) — protein MSTLSSKSDREISQLLDDYGIKHGPVVGTTRTLYEKKLKEAMAKGSREKPPSDKTYYREEQEEVTYVHYRTPLRSEGFGESSSVRHHITPEFTRESDMDYAKEPSFHRTAASYSQVSHSKPALHKLSRDVSTKQTVPQQSRFIPLWFQFLVFLVVAAFLYFVFTNMETPAANPFSKLE, from the exons ATGTCCACGCTGAGCTCCAAGTCTGACCGGGAAATCAGTCAGCTGCTGGATGATTATGGCATCAAACACGGCCCCGTTGTTG GCACCACACGAACACTTTATGAGAAGAAACTAAAGGAAGCCATGGCAAAGGGCTCCAGAGAAAAGCCGCCTTCTGACAAGACTTACTACAGAGAGGAGC AGGAAGAAGTGACTTACGTCCACTATCGCACTCCT CTGAGGAGCGAAGGCTTTGGGGAGAG TTCCAGTGTGAGGCACCACATCACTCCAGAGTTCACCAGGGAGTCTGACATGGATTATGCAAAAGA ACCCAGCTTCCACAGGACAGCTGCGAGCTACAGTCAGGTGTCGCACTCAAAGCCGGCCCTCCATAAACTGTCCCGGGATGTTTCTACCAAACAAACGGTTCCCCAACAGTCACGATTCATCCCGCTTTGGTTCCAGTTCTTGGTGTTTTTGGTCGTAGCAGCATTTTTATACTTTGTGTTTACAAACATGGAGACACCGGCAGCAAACCCCTTCAGCAAACTAGAATGA